The sequence ATAATCCGGTAAAGATGAAAATCCCCATCTTTACAGGGGCCCTGGGCAGCACGGAAATCGCGCGGAAGAACTGGGAGCATTTCGCCGTTGGTGCGGCCATTACAGGTATCACCCTGGTTTGTGGTGAGAATGTCTGCGGAATTGACCCGGAGCTGGAGTTGGACAGTAACGGCATGATCAAGGAAGCGCCGGATATGCGCCGCCGGGTGGAAGCCTATCGCCGCTACCATAATGGTTATGGTGATATCCTGGTTCAGATGAACGTTGAGGATACCAGGCTCGGCGTGGCTGAGTACGCCATCGAAAAACTGGGCGTGGAAACAATCGAGTTAAAGTGGGGTCAAGGCGCGAAATGTATCGGCGGCGAGATCAAGGTGGATTCCCTGGAACGGGCGATCGAACTGAAGAAACGCGGATATATCGTCACGCCTGATCCTGAGGCCCCGGCCGTACAGGCCGCCTTCAAGGCAGGCGCTATCAAGCAGTTTGAAAGACATTCCCGTCTGGGTTTCGTTGATGAGGAAGGCTTTGTCAAGGAGGTCGAACGGCTTCGCTCCTTAGGAGCCAAACGCGTCACACTAAAGACCGGCGCTTATCCCATGCGAGAACTGGCCATGGCCGTTAAATGGTCTTCCAACGCCAGGATTGACCTCCTGACCATTGACGGCGCGCCCGGCGGAACCGGCATGAGTCCCTGGCGAATGATGTCTGAATGGGGTATCCCATCCATCTATCTGCACGCCATGGCTTACGAACTGTGCGCGCGTTTGGAAAAACAGGGTGTCCGGGTGCCTGATATAGCCTTTGCCGGCGGGTTTTCCGCTGAAGACCATGTCTTCAAGGCTCTTTCTCTGGGAGCACCTTACTGCAAGGCTATTTGCATGGGCCGCGCCCTGATGATCCCCGGCATGGTCGGTAAGAATATCGGCAACTGGCTCAACGGCGAGGACGGCGGCCTGCCCAAGACTGTTTCCAAATTTGGCGTCACTAAAGAAGAGATCTTCTTCTGTTATGAGGACCTGAAGGAGGAGTATGGATCTGAGGTGGACAACTTCCCGCTGGGCGCGATCGGCATATACAGTGTGTGTGAAAAGCTCAAAATCGGCCTCCAGCAGCTTATGGCTGGCGCGCGTAAATGGAAAGTGGAATATATGTCTCGAAAGGACCTGGCCGCTTTGACCGAAGAATGCGCCAAGGTAACCGGCATTTCCTACATTATGGACGCTTATCGAGAAGAAGCCCTTGCAATAATTGACTCCGAATCTGGAGACAGCTTTATCATGGCTAGTTTACAAGTCAGCCTGAAATAATCTGTAAAATCAAAAAAAGGGGGTTATTTGTTGACCCCCTTTTTTATTACGTCAAAATACCTTTCCCTTGAAATCAGCTCCTCATCATAGAGCGCGTCCATATAATCTTTGGCCGGCTTAACAGAGAAGCTGAAAAAGGGTTATTGAAAAAACAGTGACAGGTGCGGTTTAATCAGGATAAAAAGCTATTTATCAAGGGAAGATTCCTCTTAATTCTTTCGCTTTTGCCACCCGGCCAATGGCTAGAATGTAGGCCGCGGTGCGCATATTGACTTTTTGCTTAACGGAAATTTCATATACTTCATAAAAAGCTTTAGTTATGACCTTATCCAGGCGTTGATTAACATCATCTTCTGACCAGAACAGCTTCTGAATATTCTGCACCCATTCAAAATACGAGACCGTAACTCCCCCGGCATTGGCCAATACATCGGGAATTACGAATATACCATTGTCAAAAAGGATATCATCGGCAAAAGGGCTGGTTGGGCCGTTTGCCCCTTCTACGATTATTTTCGCTTTGATATTTTGAACATTCTTCAGAGTGATTACACCTTCCAGGGCCGCTGGAACAAGAATATCACAAGGCAGTTCCAGAAGTTCAGCATTGGTAATGTTCTCTGCTTCCGGATAATTCGAAACGCTTCCGGTTTTTTGGCGATGCTCATATACTTTTTTCAGGTCAAAACCGTTATGGTTGAGAATCCCTCCTCTGGAACCCGAAACCGCAATGACTTTGATCCCCAATTCCCTCATAAGTTCTGCGGCGTAATAACCCACATTTCCATATCCCTGGATTACCGCAGTGGATTGTGACAAGTTAATGTCTAGGCGCTTTGCCGCCTCACGTAAAGCATATACAGCCCCTCTTGAAGTGGCTTCCAATCTCCCCAATGAACCTCCAATCTCTATAGGTTTGCCAGTT is a genomic window of Deltaproteobacteria bacterium containing:
- a CDS encoding FMN-binding glutamate synthase family protein codes for the protein MNLNRPNSNEALQTNNRSRFVVPQSGICSRCIDGCKGNCDLFKATFRGRELLYPGPYGEVTAGADKDYPVDYSHLNIMGYALGAEGVAADPDHATFPAVDTETVFGTDNPVKMKIPIFTGALGSTEIARKNWEHFAVGAAITGITLVCGENVCGIDPELELDSNGMIKEAPDMRRRVEAYRRYHNGYGDILVQMNVEDTRLGVAEYAIEKLGVETIELKWGQGAKCIGGEIKVDSLERAIELKKRGYIVTPDPEAPAVQAAFKAGAIKQFERHSRLGFVDEEGFVKEVERLRSLGAKRVTLKTGAYPMRELAMAVKWSSNARIDLLTIDGAPGGTGMSPWRMMSEWGIPSIYLHAMAYELCARLEKQGVRVPDIAFAGGFSAEDHVFKALSLGAPYCKAICMGRALMIPGMVGKNIGNWLNGEDGGLPKTVSKFGVTKEEIFFCYEDLKEEYGSEVDNFPLGAIGIYSVCEKLKIGLQQLMAGARKWKVEYMSRKDLAALTEECAKVTGISYIMDAYREEALAIIDSESGDSFIMASLQVSLK
- a CDS encoding Glu/Leu/Phe/Val dehydrogenase; translated protein: MIDKSLYNEDNPLDMHNLQFDIAAQYLNQDPWIIEKIKHPRREFTVSFPVKFDDGHIELMVGYRVQHNTLRGPAKGGIRYHPDVNLDEMRALAGWMTWKCAVVNIPFGGAKGGVKCDPKTMSQGEIERLTRRYIWEISPLIGPETDIPAPDVNTNPQVMAWIVDTYSTFKGYTCNSVVTGKPIEIGGSLGRLEATSRGAVYALREAAKRLDINLSQSTAVIQGYGNVGYYAAELMRELGIKVIAVSGSRGGILNHNGFDLKKVYEHRQKTGSVSNYPEAENITNAELLELPCDILVPAALEGVITLKNVQNIKAKIIVEGANGPTSPFADDILFDNGIFVIPDVLANAGGVTVSYFEWVQNIQKLFWSEDDVNQRLDKVITKAFYEVYEISVKQKVNMRTAAYILAIGRVAKAKELRGIFP